The following nucleotide sequence is from Salvelinus sp. IW2-2015 linkage group LG26, ASM291031v2, whole genome shotgun sequence.
cttgagataaaaaaaataaaaaaacttggaATGGGATGCCAAAATAATGGTTGTCTATATTTCAGTTTGAAACCATAATGTATTTCAGTTATATTCAATATAAAAGGAACAATTATGATTACGCATAAATCAGGAACTTAGTGAAAAACAAACTGCACTTGTTATCCCAGGAATCCACGGATGAGCAACTCCCAATGTGTGTGATTGGGAATAAAGTGGACCTGCGGGAAGATCGACCAGAGGGAAGCTGTGTCAGCACTGTTGATGGGGAAAGGCTGGCAAGGGTACAATCTCATTTACCAGTCAATAACAGCTGTTCATGGGTCCATCAAATAAATATTAAATCACAATATGACATGCGTTTCAGACATACAATGCCCTGTTCTGTGAAACTAGTGCTAAAGAGGGAACAAATATAGTGGAGGCAGTACTTCACCTGGCAAGGTAATAATCTTAATCTTCCCATCCAATCCCTACCACGAATACCTAAACTATAACTGAGCTCTTACCATTTTTTCCTAACacagagaagttaagaaaaatGTGAAACTGAGACGGCAATCAGAGTCACAGGTGAAGTTGAGTTTAAGCAGTTCAAAGAAAGCTCTGACCAACTGCTGCAGAGTATAACCATGGAGGCCCATCACTTCACCCTATGGAATGCATCTACTGACTGGAGACTTGGGAGGATGGAGACAATTTTAGCACCACAGCTTTTATCATTGAGAATGTGATGCAGATCTGTTTTGTAACAAATCTCCTGAGATTACTGTAGATATGTCTAATTCATATTTAAAATTTAATCCCAAGTAATTGCCAACTTCTGAACGGTAATTGTCCTTAACGTGGCACATAACTGATCTGGAGCATGtagatctccagagatgtttaatgAATGTATTTGAATGGGACTTGTACGGCACCTAAATAGTTTGCATGTATCTGTTGTACACATCAGGAATTTACTGTATTCAGAAAGGCTCAGTTGAAACTACAATGCTGTGGTTAGAAACATTCAGAAATTAGTACATTTTACAATGAGGTGCTTTCAGTATGTCAGCTGATTTTGTTTTAATTGAATAAACTTTCTGTACTGAGGTGTGTGGTATAATTTGTTAGATTAAAGTTCCCCAGATTGAATCTTTCATTAGTTTATTTGATTAATCTTACAGCACTGCATATGTTCATCAATATAAAAGCAATAAACATGGTATAGAAACCATAAACAACCACTAGTTGAGTAACATTCTAGATGaggaaatacaaaaatacaagctTTTTTGTAATTCCAAGTAGTGGAGTTTGAAATTCCTGCTCTTTACATTGTAAATACTGATTAACATTCGACCTGTGTATTGAAATAGGCTTACGCATTAGTCCTTATTTCCCAAACTATACTGCACCACCACCACAAAATATTACAAACTGGTTCTAAACCCCAGATTATGGGACAAAAACAAGACCTGGTCATCTTTCAAAAATGGATAACATCTGGGTATCTGAGAATAGTTGTGATTGGGCTCTGGCTCTGTATCCTGCTATTTGGCTTTCTCGTCTGCCGCCTTAGGGTCATTGGCTTTTTTCTGCTTCTGTTGCATTATCTCTGCATCCCTAAGgaagacagacaaaacaaatggttAAACCAAATAAAAACGAAATGCATTTTAAAAATGTGTCCTGGTTTCAGTGAAAGATTCTCACCTGTATACCAGGAGAACTTCCTAAAAGCCAATACTAGTGACTTACCTCAGCTTCCTCGCAGCTGCAGACATGCCATCATCAGCCTTCTTTCCCTTGTCATTCCCTTGTTTTTTGGCATTTCTAGCACGAGCAAGGTCACGCTGATTCCCCCCTGCAAAGAAATCGATTTGAAAGACCCAGGTGAGGGGAGTACAGTTGCAGAGTCATTGCTTATGTCTTACATTTTAAAGACTAAATTAAAACCAAGCATCTTTAGCTATTGGCCATCTACAGCCCTGTATTGATCGTTTGGTAACGTAACTGCTATTAACAGTAACGTAACTGGCTAGATAAACAGTTACCTAATGGATAAGACGAAAATAACTTTAATCCATAAATGTACGTtccggagagagagagcataaggCTAGGCAACTGCTTAGCAGGGTTTGTTATTGTGCGTGGCACTTCACGGGCCTAGACAGTTAACGTTAgctcgctaactagctaacgttacgttaaCTACAAAGCAGATCCTTCTTACCAgttaataatgaaaaaatgatACATTTCATGGCACTAAAACAAATTAGTGTAAAGTAACAGAAAACCACGTTACACTATACTTTCTAGTTAGCTATAGTAAcgttatttttttcttttcacttATCCAGTTCAAACATAgatcgctaacgttagctacctagcgTTGATTGTCTCTGATTTCATTTCTTTAAAACAGCAAAGCGAGATACGTAGCCAACGAACACAACTTTAGCTTAGTAGCTAGTAAATAAAATATAGCAATATACTCACTTGTCATGTTGTTGTTTCTAAGTAAACGGTGTGGAGAAGGCTGCCAAGCCTGCCAGCTGTGCACCAACAATATTCGATTTACGTCACGACGACTGAACGCGTTAATACGAGACATCGCGAGAGTAGCGGTATTTTCTTGTATTTGACGTCTGCATATTATCAGTACTTTATGCCGCATTCASaacaactgggaactcggaaaatacAGGATCaaatgatgacgtcagtgatcttcaggtcagaaagtaggagctctagaaagaggcccgagttcccgaatTGGAATTCCGAATTGGAAGACcgttcaaatatatatttttccagttgaagctcgttttttccgagttcccagttgttttgaacacactgAGGTCGGAMATTTCGGAGTTGCCAGTTGTTTTGACGCggcaatagagccccacagtggggaaatggttccaatcgtttccCCACCATTTGTTTTCATAACAATGTAAATATATCTTAGACAAGATTACTTTTATCAACATATTCaactctatttactctcagattcgaaaatgctaattagcatgaaAATAGACATTACGTCAACTCTAGCTGCCACCTTTGCTAGCAAGTAACGTTATTGTctatttaaaacttgcacaagacagttcacagaattgtccattaaaTAAATGTTGCCCATGTATTCATTAcgaaatttagctaacattagataataaataaaggttaaataaaaaataattaatccAGATATTCTTACTTTTgactcgattcggcagtctcatccagatcatcatggcatttgtagttgttTATGATAGCcatattagcagctaattagcatttcattttgggggggtaaatgcaggcgaatatatatatataagtcaccttgtcctagagagatttacacggttatcaaaacatcacgccagggtaagcctacaccttcaagcacagcccttattttaagtgtttctaaaatcccctatgggaaaaatKTATGGTGGAAAATAACAATTTCCTTGTTTTACCACTAGGTGTTTAATTAATTATGACTCATACCGTAATAATCAATAAAAGTACTATGAAACCTAAAAATGCAAAATTGTATCAATGATTTGAATTCCCCAGTGGCTTTTGAAGATTATGAAATATCATAAATATACTAGATTCTTTAACAAAAAACAACCAGAGATTATGTTATGGTGGTTGGCAGGCCACACGACTAAAATAACTGTATAGCTTCAAATTATGTTTGAAAAGTTTTATTTCTCAGTGATTCAATACAYTTTTAGTAATTGACTACAAATACGTTATGATAGATATTAAAGGCTATTTGCAACTAGAATGTGATTTTTCTTAATTAAGATTTTAGatacaaatgtaaacaaaatCGTTCCTCCCAAAGATATTTATTAATATTAGACTTCATGGAAATGTAGTGGCCATTATTCAacgatgtgtataaaccctggaWgactgacagggggcgctgtattGAAGGTCGCACAGCCATTTTGGTACTCCTCCACCGGTAAAGCCACAGATAGATATTTCACCAgaagtataaatgtgaagcatccatccgcttggcgtttccactcactatatggtagtgagaggaagccaaAGTGGCCAGCAGTGGGAGacgatggaaggagatggatcttctcatcaataaaacatttgatctcaatgcaGGAtctatgacagagctccagtaactctggagctctgtcatagtgaccatcgggttcttggtcacctccctgaccaaggcccttcacccctgtttggtcgggcggccagctctagaaagattctttgtggttcaaaacttcttccatttaagaatgatggaggccactgtgtttttttctggtacccttccccagagctgtggctcaacacaatcctgtcccggagctctacgaacaattccttcaaaaaggcttagtttttgctctgacatgcacagtcgatggtgggaccttatatagacaggtctgtgcctttccaaatcatgtccaatcaattgaatttaccacatgtggactcYaatcaagttgtagaaacatctcaaggatgatcaatggaaataggatgcacctgagctcaatttcgagcttcatagtaaaaggtctgaataattatgtaaataaggcacttctgtttttaaaatgtctataaattggcaaaaaatgtgtaaaaaacWtttttgcgttgtcattacggggtattgtgtgtacattggtgaggacaatgttttatttaatccattttagatKaagctgtaacgtaacatgtagaaaaagggaagggtcggaatgcactgtatatacttcaTTGGCCCCCCTTCATAAGCAATGACTGGAACATAGCTATGACAGTATGCAGCTTTATTGATGTTGTTTCTGTATCAACGGACAGTaggcctacaattttttttatttgattttccaTTGACATAGATTATTCATTTGGACACAACCTGTTATTACAGAAAACCCTTAttcatacaatacatttaaaagCTGTAACACGAGAATACTGCTCTCTTCAATCTTTTGTGGAGGAACATTGACCATGTGACTATTCCAGAATGAGTTTTTCTATGGATTTGGGGACATTTATCAGCTAATAACTGTACTAAACGATTACAACACAAAGCTATTTTGTGTTCAttgttcaaaaaaataaaagtgccATTCATTTATTCTGTTACACTCAAACACAATCTGTGGTGCAAATGTCAGTGCTGCTACCGTATGTCAGTGAACATTGATACAGgttttttttattgttcagtGCAATCTTTATTTTATTCACAGTAGACAACTCAGTTTAGTATTCATGAGCTGGACTTGTGTAGAGGACAGTTTCTTTGTAGAGGACGTCAGTTTCTTGCAGTCAGAACTACTGACGTCACTAAACTGCCCAAGGCCACCACCAGAGCACCAAGCAGGAACGTCCATGAAATTCCCTGAAACACCAAGTGACGCAATGTCAACAAacagtcaaatgttttttttctcgtgAACTGAATTAAACCAAAACATTTCACACAGGGAAAGTTCTGTGGCTTACAGGTGGCTTCTTTTTAGAAGGAGTCAGAAATGGGGCAATATTGTCTCCGAGGAGCTGGGCAGGTTTGGCTTGCCACTTCTGGGTATCTTTGCCTCCTGATTGCCTTTTCACTAGCTTGGACAACTCAACATGGATGGCctgggaatcaaatcaaatcaaattgtatttgtcacatgcaccgaatacaacaggtgtagaccttactgtgaaatgcttacttacaagcccttaaccaacaatgcagttcaagaaatagagttcataaaatatttactaaataaactaaagtaaaaaaattgaaCCAATCAAAAAGTAACgggaaatgtacataacaataacaaggctatatacagggggtactggtaccgagtcaatgtgcaggggtacaggttattcgaggtaatttgcaaagtgactatgcacagataataaacagcgagtagaagcagtgtaaaaacaaagcgagggggtcaatgtaaatagtccgggtggccatttgataagtttggttgttcagcagtcttgtggctttTGGGTAGAAGGTGTtaatgagccttttggtcctagatttggcaCTCCGGTAAGAGAGACTGTAGTGACAACTTATCCTAATAACCTTATACAAAGTCCTATACAATTTATTATGTCAGCAGTAAAGTAGTCTAGGTTTAGTATTTTAGCAGTAAAGAGGGCGGGGTGGATTGTCAATGAGTATGATGTTGTAGTTTAGAAGTTGTCCAGTAGATGACAGCATTGATCATATTAAATGCAACAATCTCAGGCTCAAGCCATAGTTGGACTTAATAATTGAATCAGATCCCGTTGATAATCACGTTGATAAACAAAATTTGATTATCTTTCATGCATAACAAGTATTTTCAACAAATATTACACAACAAATATTAACCAGTTAAGCTCTCATAACCAAAGTTGTTTTGTAGCCTACTTTGTTCCGCATTTCTTTGCATCTTGACCCCTATAGGATCTTGGTAACCTAATGGAGGGGGTTGTGTAACCTGAAAACGAACTGTTATTTGCAGGGGTTGAAACCGAAATTATTTCCCAATCGTTTAATTCGGAACAGAACCATCACTTTTTTCCCGTTCCATTCCACTGTTCCCGACCAGCCAAATAAAGTCGTGAACCGGAAAACAATTAAAAAGCACCGGTTATATCGTTcatttctgttccttttttaacctgtgaaatcaacMgtttttttcttcttaattttgctcattaaatgacttcaccaatcagtgcggatagagcaggcaAACTAGTTGTTAACATTcttgatggacagacaagtgtagcctatggcgTAAAATGCGATTGAAATTTGTCGGGTGGgtagagagcgagaaaggggtcttagctagaagggatccagcttttgtcaaattaacgtcagatttgacttttcgcagcaggttaggataatgaaTGTAACAGGTTAGGAAAAGGGTGAGGGGTTCGCTAAAATgcgaaataaaatacaaaataaagccGGATCCCTTCTAGCTATTACCCGAGAAAGGGTTGAGGGATaggcttgaagcgctgggcatcttgttatgataTGCATTATCTGAATAGAGTGAAAATGTAAGGGCATATTTTTGTAGGCACCAACTCCACCATGGTTTGTTGCACAAAGCCTATAAGGAAAATGAATGTCGTTTttggataaacgccgaaaatGAGGTATGTGGTAAACACACGCTTAGGAACGCCGAAAATGAGGTATGTGGTAAACACGCTTAGGAGattttatacgttttgttctagataatcttcatcagt
It contains:
- the LOC111952617 gene encoding small EDRK-rich factor 2, whose protein sequence is MSRINAFSRRDVNRILLVHSWQAWQPSPHRLLRNNNMTRGNQRDLARARNAKKQGNDKGKKADDGMSAAARKLRDAEIMQQKQKKANDPKAADEKAK